The following proteins are co-located in the Maridesulfovibrio sp. genome:
- a CDS encoding response regulator: MSRIKLLVVDDETDFLKLVKRRLERRNFDVEVASSGAEALHFLSANPVDVVILDVRMPGMSGMDALKHMRRKHSEVEVIMLTGHSSVASGLEGISHGAYDYILKPFEIDDLIERIRSAHEHAVLKREGGGGNVSSGS; this comes from the coding sequence ATGTCCAGAATAAAGCTGCTTGTTGTGGATGACGAAACTGATTTCTTGAAGCTGGTCAAAAGAAGGCTTGAAAGAAGAAATTTTGATGTTGAAGTGGCTTCCAGTGGTGCTGAGGCCTTACATTTCCTTTCCGCCAATCCTGTGGATGTCGTCATTCTTGATGTGAGGATGCCCGGTATGAGCGGCATGGATGCTCTTAAGCATATGCGTCGTAAGCATAGTGAGGTGGAAGTGATCATGCTTACAGGTCATAGCTCAGTTGCTTCAGGATTGGAGGGGATAAGCCACGGCGCATATGATTATATTCTTAAACCTTTTGAAATTGATGATCTTATTGAAAGGATTCGGAGTGCTCATGAGCATGCTGTTTTAAAACGTGAAGGTGGTGGCGGAAATGTCAGCTCTGGAAGTTAG
- a CDS encoding PEP/pyruvate-binding domain-containing protein → MRTFINAISRILRNPSAADRSSSARFLERCENFRLLLSANNSALKRMAELTEASRSVKPVGMTYIRAENVRISADVRNMIERLCRIAPGRYETLKDAFNRILVLMNKELAADVEKPTGSNIINLQDLNSGLISEVGSKMALLGEIASIPGIRVPDGFSITASAFRNLLRETGLGEELKRVAQICGEGNYATLKVLERNIKEAISLCQFPQDLENEISAAAEQLAAGRRLTHAVRSSALCEDSLETSFAGQFHTELGVASDEVVEAYRNVIASMYTASAVTYRLNHGIRDDEMVMCVGCVEMIDAVAGGVAYSRDPSGLHEGQIVVSAVHGLPSSLVDGVTRSDLWRLDRESLAVLYEEIVDQEWGRFMALDGSVVRRRLGTDQVNRPSIDLDVLVRIGQTVLDLEDHFNCPQDMEWSLTGDGIIYVLQCRPLGIMSQQEAQESFNEDQNFPLIVDSCQPASSGIASGIPYYIEHAHDMIDFPFGGVLLTRVAGPELAALLPDAVAVIAEFGSCTGHLANVAREYGIPALIGVPDAVEKLNGVGEVIVDAVRGRILSGSLDKNTGPHKTRNPDTPVRRALSSVLKLITPLTLTDPRSPEFIPERCETLHDITRFCHEKAVAEMFKERAGIDNSARQMLDGEKLQYWIIDLGGGISENSASNDDGYVRFEDIRSNAMKSLWAGMTGFPWEGPPDVCIDGFASVLFGATCNPALVPGLRNSMGERSYFIVGRNYCSLQSRLGFHYCTIEGFAGDDTEMNYVLFQFKGGAADMGRRSLRLRLVAEILAEHGFHTAVRDDVLFARMEGISLDIAERGLVVAGYLLVQTRQLDMIMKDGPAVENYRNKFHREIEILLAGGGK, encoded by the coding sequence ATGCGTACCTTCATAAATGCAATTTCCCGTATATTGAGAAATCCTTCTGCTGCTGATCGCAGTTCCTCGGCACGTTTTCTTGAGCGGTGTGAAAATTTTCGTCTGCTGCTTTCCGCCAACAACAGTGCCCTCAAAAGGATGGCGGAACTGACTGAAGCCTCCCGTAGTGTTAAGCCTGTAGGGATGACCTATATCAGGGCTGAGAATGTCAGGATTTCCGCTGATGTGCGTAATATGATCGAGCGGCTGTGCCGTATTGCTCCCGGCAGGTACGAAACGCTCAAGGATGCTTTCAACAGGATTTTGGTGTTGATGAATAAGGAGCTTGCTGCGGATGTAGAGAAGCCTACCGGTTCAAATATCATCAATCTCCAAGATTTGAATTCCGGCCTGATTTCCGAAGTCGGATCAAAGATGGCCCTGCTGGGCGAGATAGCGTCTATACCCGGAATTCGTGTTCCTGATGGATTTTCCATTACCGCTTCTGCCTTCCGAAACTTGCTGCGGGAAACCGGTCTTGGCGAGGAGTTGAAAAGGGTGGCTCAGATTTGCGGTGAAGGGAATTATGCCACACTAAAAGTGTTGGAGAGAAATATTAAGGAAGCCATCAGCCTCTGCCAATTCCCTCAGGATCTGGAAAATGAAATTTCTGCAGCGGCAGAGCAACTGGCTGCCGGACGAAGGCTAACTCATGCCGTGCGCAGTAGTGCCCTTTGCGAAGACAGTTTGGAAACAAGTTTTGCGGGACAATTCCATACGGAACTGGGCGTCGCTTCTGATGAGGTTGTGGAAGCTTACCGCAATGTAATTGCCAGCATGTATACTGCGTCCGCTGTTACCTATCGCCTGAACCATGGAATACGCGATGATGAAATGGTCATGTGCGTCGGGTGTGTGGAAATGATTGATGCTGTGGCAGGAGGGGTGGCCTATAGTCGTGATCCTTCCGGTCTTCATGAAGGGCAGATCGTAGTTTCAGCTGTACATGGCCTCCCCAGCAGTCTTGTCGACGGGGTCACCAGAAGTGATCTTTGGCGGCTGGACAGGGAATCCCTTGCCGTACTTTATGAAGAGATCGTTGATCAGGAGTGGGGCCGCTTCATGGCTTTAGACGGAAGTGTTGTCCGTCGGAGGCTGGGGACGGATCAGGTGAACCGTCCTTCGATTGATCTCGATGTGCTTGTCCGCATAGGGCAGACAGTACTGGACCTCGAAGATCATTTCAATTGTCCGCAGGATATGGAATGGTCTTTGACCGGTGACGGGATTATATATGTTCTGCAATGCCGTCCTTTAGGAATAATGTCGCAGCAGGAAGCACAGGAAAGTTTTAATGAGGATCAGAATTTCCCGCTAATTGTGGATTCCTGCCAGCCCGCCAGCTCAGGAATCGCATCAGGAATTCCCTACTACATCGAACATGCCCACGACATGATCGATTTCCCCTTTGGGGGAGTCCTCCTTACCAGAGTCGCCGGTCCAGAACTGGCGGCTCTGCTCCCTGATGCCGTAGCTGTGATAGCCGAATTCGGCAGTTGTACCGGGCATCTGGCAAATGTAGCCCGTGAGTATGGAATACCCGCTTTGATAGGTGTTCCTGATGCTGTTGAGAAGTTAAATGGAGTTGGAGAGGTTATAGTTGACGCTGTTCGGGGCCGTATACTTTCAGGAAGCCTCGACAAAAACACTGGACCTCATAAAACCCGTAATCCCGATACTCCGGTACGCAGAGCTCTAAGTTCAGTGCTCAAGCTGATTACACCCCTGACTTTGACAGATCCCCGCAGCCCTGAGTTCATCCCGGAAAGATGTGAAACTCTGCACGACATAACTCGTTTCTGTCATGAAAAAGCCGTTGCGGAAATGTTTAAGGAACGTGCCGGGATTGATAACTCTGCAAGGCAGATGCTGGACGGAGAAAAGTTGCAGTACTGGATTATCGATCTCGGCGGAGGGATTTCGGAGAACAGCGCTTCCAATGATGACGGATATGTGCGTTTTGAGGATATCCGCTCCAATGCGATGAAGTCGTTGTGGGCCGGAATGACCGGTTTTCCATGGGAAGGACCTCCTGATGTCTGCATTGACGGGTTTGCTTCAGTTCTTTTCGGAGCCACCTGCAATCCGGCTCTGGTTCCGGGATTGCGTAACAGCATGGGAGAACGCAGCTATTTCATCGTGGGCCGCAACTATTGCAGTTTGCAGTCCCGCTTAGGCTTTCATTACTGCACGATTGAAGGCTTCGCCGGCGATGATACGGAAATGAATTACGTTCTTTTCCAATTTAAGGGCGGCGCTGCAGATATGGGCAGGCGCTCCCTGAGATTGCGGTTGGTGGCCGAAATACTTGCGGAACATGGGTTTCATACTGCCGTCCGGGATGATGTCCTGTTTGCCCGTATGGAAGGTATTTCTCTGGATATAGCCGAGCGCGGATTGGTGGTCGCTGGCTACCTGCTTGTGCAGACCCGTCAGTTGGACATGATAATGAAGGACGGTCCTGCCGTTGAGAACTACCGGAACAAATTCCATAGGGAAATTGAAATCCTGCTTGCGGGAGGTGGAAAATGA
- a CDS encoding response regulator, producing the protein MKSVHVLLVDDENDFLIAYKRRLIRRNVEVSVASSGLAALRMVEDTDYDAIVLDILMPEMNGIETLKRLRAVKPEIPVIILTGHANMEALAQVTGGGAFDYLLKPVSTEELYFKIMDAVREARIRIR; encoded by the coding sequence ATGAAAAGTGTTCATGTTCTTCTGGTCGATGATGAAAATGATTTTCTTATTGCATACAAGCGCCGTCTCATTCGCCGCAATGTTGAAGTCAGTGTTGCCTCAAGCGGTTTAGCTGCTTTGCGGATGGTTGAAGACACTGATTATGACGCAATCGTGTTGGATATCCTGATGCCTGAAATGAACGGGATTGAAACATTGAAGCGTTTAAGAGCCGTGAAGCCGGAAATACCGGTAATTATCCTGACCGGACACGCGAATATGGAAGCTCTTGCACAAGTCACCGGGGGAGGGGCTTTTGATTATCTTCTAAAGCCGGTCAGTACTGAAGAATTGTATTTCAAGATTATGGATGCGGTCCGAGAAGCCAGGATCAGAATCCGTTGA
- a CDS encoding ATP-binding protein gives MKAFRYLQLKWKLTATALFFSLIPLFLLGFVLHGQFSESYEDKLRSNLRLTVLNKSDAIDMFLKERVVQLQNIANTNFFSEISNQEKLNSLFDAIYSTSNSFIDLGVFDQQGNHVAYCGPYDLKNINYQDQRWFNQAMLKGVFISDVFMGYRNFPHFIIAVKRREQGRTWILRATIDSDVFNSLVSNVRTGQLGDSYLINSSLLLQTSSRRSGDVLSKAILPEFSPGGNVEIIKWNDHGTGMVAGIMQLGMVDWSLVVLENPEEELSPVLRDQSLVFVLLFFCALMISIGTYFVITSIVRKLMTADKEKSLMDATVMQSSKMASLGKMAAGVAHEVNNPLSIIRESAGWIRDMISDGGFEGVKDLPNLEEALGDIERHVERARSVTHRMLGFARSMEPAQDDVDLNQLVRETVSFLDNEILYRTIWVTYDLSPDLPSISTDFNQVQQVVLNLMENAIDAVGNDGSIKLSTRSSGDFVELEIADSGPGIPPELLSKVFDPFFTTKSAGEGTGLGLSIIYTILKKVGGSVKARNLPEGGAQFIVRLPLVSRNTYIQEESCPE, from the coding sequence ATGAAGGCTTTCCGCTATCTTCAGCTGAAATGGAAACTGACTGCAACAGCGTTGTTTTTTTCGCTTATCCCCTTATTCCTATTGGGTTTTGTTCTTCATGGACAATTCAGTGAATCTTATGAGGATAAATTGCGCAGCAATTTGCGACTGACCGTACTCAACAAGTCTGATGCCATCGATATGTTTCTGAAGGAACGTGTCGTTCAATTACAGAATATCGCCAATACCAATTTTTTTTCCGAAATATCAAATCAGGAAAAACTTAACAGCCTTTTTGATGCCATTTACAGCACATCAAATTCATTTATCGACCTTGGAGTTTTTGATCAGCAGGGTAACCATGTTGCTTATTGCGGGCCTTATGATTTGAAGAACATTAATTATCAGGATCAGCGCTGGTTTAATCAGGCCATGCTCAAAGGGGTGTTCATCAGTGATGTTTTTATGGGGTATAGGAATTTTCCTCATTTCATAATTGCCGTTAAGCGCAGGGAACAAGGGCGGACATGGATTCTGAGGGCTACCATTGATTCCGATGTATTCAACTCATTGGTAAGTAATGTCCGAACCGGTCAACTCGGTGACTCCTATCTGATCAACTCCAGCCTGCTGTTGCAGACTTCCTCCAGACGCAGCGGAGATGTCCTTTCCAAGGCAATTCTTCCTGAATTCTCCCCCGGAGGGAATGTAGAGATAATCAAGTGGAATGACCACGGAACCGGAATGGTTGCCGGGATAATGCAACTGGGCATGGTCGACTGGAGTCTAGTGGTTCTTGAGAATCCTGAAGAAGAGCTTTCGCCTGTCCTTCGGGATCAGTCGCTTGTGTTTGTACTGCTTTTTTTCTGCGCCCTGATGATTTCTATCGGGACATATTTCGTGATCACTTCCATTGTCCGCAAATTAATGACTGCGGATAAAGAGAAATCCCTTATGGATGCCACGGTCATGCAGTCCTCCAAGATGGCTTCACTTGGAAAGATGGCAGCCGGAGTAGCACATGAGGTCAATAATCCTCTTTCCATCATCAGGGAAAGTGCCGGATGGATCAGAGACATGATCTCCGATGGCGGTTTTGAGGGGGTAAAGGACCTTCCTAATCTGGAAGAGGCCCTTGGGGATATTGAACGCCATGTGGAGCGGGCCCGTTCGGTAACGCACAGGATGCTTGGTTTCGCACGCAGCATGGAACCGGCACAGGATGATGTTGACCTTAATCAACTGGTCCGGGAGACAGTATCTTTTCTCGATAACGAAATTTTATACCGGACCATCTGGGTTACCTACGATCTCAGTCCGGACCTTCCTTCCATCTCCACTGATTTCAATCAGGTTCAGCAAGTGGTTTTGAACCTCATGGAAAATGCAATTGATGCCGTAGGAAATGACGGTTCTATCAAGCTTTCAACACGGAGTAGCGGTGATTTTGTTGAGCTTGAGATTGCTGATTCCGGTCCGGGAATTCCGCCGGAGCTTCTCTCCAAGGTGTTCGATCCTTTCTTTACCACCAAGTCAGCCGGGGAAGGCACAGGATTAGGACTTTCTATCATCTATACGATCCTCAAAAAAGTTGGAGGAAGCGTTAAGGCCAGAAATCTGCCTGAGGGAGGAGCGCAATTCATTGTGCGGTTGCCGCTGGTGAGCAGGAACACCTACATACAGGAGGAATCATGTCCAGAATAA
- a CDS encoding histidine kinase dimerization/phospho-acceptor domain-containing protein — protein sequence MSALEVRDFNLMRHVFFGLALIGAAGSLINAGYGTCVEIIAAVAGFSLLGFILQELQRSRRRSLELEGQLIQLKRMNSFDEMSAGIAHEINNPLNIIMQEAEIIRVTIEFSESCLLTDEIDESIEVIRAQVRRCSEVTRKLLDMGRKRLPVTQQVDINNLLRRLLALVDEEAADKKIKVVRNIPSSVLLISTDPPLLRQVFLNLLKNAIQAVGHRGGDCYFQQA from the coding sequence ATGTCAGCTCTGGAAGTTAGGGATTTTAACTTGATGCGGCATGTTTTCTTCGGTCTTGCATTGATCGGCGCTGCAGGATCGCTGATCAATGCAGGCTACGGTACCTGCGTTGAGATTATTGCTGCGGTGGCCGGTTTTTCTTTGCTTGGGTTTATTCTGCAGGAATTACAGCGTTCCAGGCGCAGGAGCCTTGAGTTGGAAGGGCAGCTTATTCAGCTCAAGCGTATGAATTCTTTTGATGAGATGTCCGCCGGGATAGCCCATGAAATCAATAACCCCCTGAATATAATCATGCAGGAGGCAGAGATAATAAGGGTCACTATCGAATTTTCAGAGAGTTGTCTGCTTACTGATGAGATTGATGAAAGCATTGAAGTCATCAGGGCTCAGGTAAGGCGATGCTCGGAAGTCACTCGTAAGTTGTTGGATATGGGGCGGAAAAGGCTGCCTGTAACCCAGCAGGTGGACATAAACAACTTACTGAGAAGGCTGCTCGCACTGGTGGACGAAGAAGCCGCCGACAAGAAAATAAAAGTGGTCCGTAACATTCCCTCCAGTGTGCTTCTAATCAGCACAGACCCTCCGTTGTTGCGGCAGGTATTTTTGAATCTCCTTAAAAATGCAATTCAGGCCGTCGGGCACAGGGGGGGAGATTGTTATTTCCAGCAGGCTTGA
- a CDS encoding response regulator, whose product MNSKGRILIVDDEDRFRASLKRILEKFGFDVVTVADGMAALHVLERGEVDVVLLDSNMPNLPGEDVFTIIRKHGIAVEIILLTGFPVIENALKMMRNGVFDYLTKPVSIKQLLSVIELAVENKRIRNWDTGAVDILNCNVD is encoded by the coding sequence ATGAACAGTAAAGGACGGATTCTGATTGTCGATGATGAGGATCGGTTCAGGGCAAGTCTGAAACGTATACTCGAGAAGTTCGGATTTGATGTTGTGACCGTTGCTGACGGAATGGCTGCCTTGCATGTGCTTGAAAGGGGGGAGGTTGATGTTGTCCTGCTGGACAGCAATATGCCCAACCTTCCGGGGGAGGATGTTTTCACAATTATCAGGAAACATGGAATCGCTGTGGAAATAATTCTCCTGACTGGTTTCCCGGTCATTGAAAATGCTCTCAAGATGATGCGCAACGGCGTTTTTGATTATCTGACAAAGCCGGTGTCAATCAAGCAGCTTTTATCTGTGATCGAATTGGCGGTGGAAAACAAGCGAATCAGGAATTGGGATACGGGTGCTGTAGATATTCTCAACTGCAATGTTGACTGA
- a CDS encoding HAMP domain-containing sensor histidine kinase: protein MFSRDESIVLDINNFNVWDNIQGWLDGIVSDYNLAGSILIRCNSSFSVELLSCSNIEIEPLKGTYRKNLLSLFQECIRYNSTTHSHLLPHDIFDGINSFSKSKNLTRRVIYFPFIVDDSSYAVMCFSKVVESKEIDEDLTIELGDMVLLSHEISKTEEYLDRLNTLELYVKEVGHDFSSSVQSSITTLRLISRGYVSSQEIVVQKIKKVEEEIWAAYRNAENLGIVVDRNYNVGNPEYFDLSELIVNLVEQYRSEANERNIVIDSQVTSSNIKIWGDPNGISTATGHFLINAIKYAFGSSRIVLYLNENDNSVELKIKNKGMSLQEEDRVKMWRFGYRGRLAHERHVNGSGIGLFTVKKIIEAHGGRVEGCNYGDEHVVFKYIVPKDKNFGVKLLS from the coding sequence ATGTTCTCTCGTGATGAGTCTATCGTATTAGATATTAATAATTTTAATGTTTGGGATAATATACAAGGATGGCTAGATGGAATTGTCAGTGATTATAATCTAGCTGGCAGTATACTTATAAGGTGTAATAGCTCTTTTAGTGTTGAATTGTTGTCATGTTCAAATATTGAAATTGAGCCATTGAAAGGTACATATAGGAAAAATTTATTAAGCTTATTCCAAGAGTGTATAAGATATAATTCTACTACTCATTCTCATTTGCTCCCACATGATATTTTTGATGGTATTAATAGTTTCTCTAAAAGTAAAAATTTGACTCGTAGAGTTATTTATTTTCCATTTATTGTTGATGATTCTAGTTATGCAGTAATGTGTTTTTCGAAGGTGGTTGAATCAAAAGAAATTGATGAAGATTTGACAATAGAGTTAGGAGACATGGTTCTCTTGTCTCATGAAATATCAAAGACAGAAGAATATTTGGATAGATTAAATACGTTAGAGTTATATGTTAAAGAAGTTGGACACGATTTTTCAAGTTCAGTTCAATCTTCTATAACAACACTTAGGCTGATATCTAGAGGTTATGTATCTTCGCAGGAAATAGTTGTTCAAAAGATAAAGAAAGTCGAAGAAGAAATTTGGGCTGCCTATAGGAATGCTGAAAATCTCGGGATAGTGGTGGATAGAAATTATAATGTTGGTAACCCAGAATATTTTGATTTGTCTGAATTGATAGTGAATTTAGTTGAGCAGTATAGAAGTGAGGCAAATGAACGTAATATAGTGATTGATTCACAGGTTACATCTTCAAATATTAAAATTTGGGGAGATCCAAATGGAATTTCCACAGCTACAGGACATTTTTTGATAAATGCTATTAAATATGCCTTTGGTTCTTCAAGAATTGTTCTTTATCTGAATGAAAATGATAATAGTGTTGAATTAAAAATAAAGAATAAGGGTATGTCCTTACAAGAAGAAGACCGCGTAAAAATGTGGAGATTTGGTTATCGTGGACGTTTGGCACATGAACGACATGTTAACGGAAGTGGGATTGGGTTATTTACAGTGAAAAAAATTATTGAAGCTCATGGTGGGCGTGTGGAAGGCTGTAATTATGGTGATGAACATGTTGTTTTTAAATATATTGTTCCAAAGGATAAAAATTTTGGTGTAAAATTATTGTCTTAA
- a CDS encoding sensor histidine kinase: MQFRPSGTGGEIVISSRLEGGRVVVCVADNGCGIAEDKLPHIFTPFFTTKSPEEGTGIGLAVSLRIINQLGGTIDVESSVGKGTVFSVAIPVNGARSS, translated from the coding sequence ATGCAATTCAGGCCGTCGGGCACAGGGGGGGAGATTGTTATTTCCAGCAGGCTTGAAGGTGGACGAGTTGTTGTTTGTGTTGCGGATAACGGTTGCGGAATAGCTGAAGATAAACTTCCGCATATTTTTACTCCCTTTTTCACGACCAAAAGTCCTGAAGAGGGGACTGGAATAGGTCTCGCCGTTAGCCTTCGTATTATCAACCAACTGGGAGGAACCATCGATGTAGAGTCTTCTGTCGGCAAGGGGACGGTCTTTTCGGTGGCGATTCCCGTAAATGGAGCAAGGTCGTCATGA
- a CDS encoding response regulator has protein sequence MESNVNKFSLLKDLSDEQMQNFVTIKAHCEKILDNSPRFKYFTLHGKDHIENLLNISNFIIDGGISLTQDEAYYLALSICLHDIGMVAPLNSLSDKDIFSGEQLSDLANTELKIRRHHHDLVGDYLADKVVFLSSLNISSASISLIVDICKNHRVVDLSQEQGFARRIGALLRLIDELDVGPGRAPIAVLENFYEEMGVIACWHWYKHVITQEWLVRDNVAYHTENGKNKILFKLIVRPNSSTSVEYWLRQSMRSINKVLIDEHVQRIIDSEWGVFIDVMPDHFRSKAMSLGDKWERIENIALSSGKKTIMLIDDEERKMHDMFLPLMDKYHIIYSPNAKDAAVKMNAVAIDLAIVDMQIGSGGLWALEETLNCKTTGVKVCEYIKENHPKTQIGILTGTRHKVEGLDKESLVFFLKKPVDPEVLERRIENVLS, from the coding sequence ATGGAATCTAACGTTAATAAGTTTTCGTTGTTGAAAGATTTGTCAGACGAACAAATGCAAAACTTCGTAACGATTAAGGCTCACTGTGAAAAAATCTTAGATAATTCACCCCGTTTTAAGTATTTTACTTTGCATGGCAAAGATCATATCGAAAATCTGCTTAATATATCAAATTTTATTATTGATGGAGGAATTTCATTAACTCAAGATGAGGCTTATTATCTTGCGTTATCAATATGTCTTCATGATATTGGTATGGTTGCGCCGCTAAATTCATTGAGCGATAAAGATATTTTTTCAGGAGAGCAACTTAGCGATTTGGCGAATACTGAGTTAAAAATAAGAAGGCACCACCATGATCTTGTTGGTGACTATCTTGCTGATAAAGTAGTCTTCCTTTCCTCTTTAAATATTAGTTCTGCAAGCATCTCTTTAATTGTTGATATTTGTAAAAATCATAGAGTTGTGGATCTTTCTCAAGAACAAGGTTTCGCTAGAAGAATCGGTGCCCTTCTTAGATTGATTGATGAATTAGATGTTGGGCCGGGAAGGGCTCCAATTGCGGTTTTAGAGAATTTTTATGAAGAAATGGGAGTGATTGCTTGTTGGCACTGGTATAAGCACGTTATTACTCAGGAGTGGCTTGTACGTGATAATGTTGCATATCATACTGAGAATGGTAAAAATAAAATTTTATTTAAACTGATTGTCAGACCAAATTCATCGACAAGTGTTGAATACTGGTTAAGGCAAAGCATGCGTTCTATTAATAAAGTTTTAATCGATGAGCATGTTCAAAGGATAATAGATAGTGAGTGGGGTGTTTTTATTGATGTTATGCCAGATCATTTTAGATCTAAGGCAATGTCTTTGGGCGATAAATGGGAACGCATAGAAAATATAGCGTTGTCTTCTGGTAAGAAAACTATAATGCTTATTGATGATGAAGAGAGAAAAATGCATGATATGTTTTTACCATTAATGGATAAATATCATATAATTTATTCTCCGAATGCTAAAGATGCTGCAGTAAAAATGAACGCAGTTGCAATTGATCTAGCTATAGTTGATATGCAGATAGGCTCTGGAGGGCTGTGGGCTCTTGAAGAGACTTTGAATTGCAAAACTACTGGTGTGAAAGTTTGCGAGTATATTAAAGAGAACCATCCAAAGACTCAAATTGGTATTTTAACAGGGACTAGGCATAAAGTAGAAGGTCTGGATAAAGAAAGTTTAGTGTTTTTTTTGAAAAAACCAGTTGATCCTGAGGTTCTTGAAAGGAGAATTGAAAATGTTCTCTCGTGA
- a CDS encoding methyl-accepting chemotaxis protein: MEEAFKEGTINSELLILVLQMRRQEKNYIIRGGETPVKRVDSMIMRIRDEVRESFPEERAKTLLTALDDYSEAFHKYIALENSIIKLKAELIMSARAVEPLYDKILSVSSERLEHDSAVIGYTVIAIEVTVGVAVLFILLWVMLTVSSSLKRLGSYAKSVAGGDLDCEPDGQFASELLELRDVLVGMVGKLKEGIDEARSLEQDAVNQAALAEKARDEAVEQQNYTLSLMEKITGASARAEAIVHRLTSASADLKVRTQAIADGALEQQGHMNASATAVEQMHLTAREVAENAEGVSSTANDARKEAGGGIEVVFRARDAMSMVSGTVSSLETDMVSLGTEIESIGEVVGVINEIADQTNLLALNAAIEAARAGEAGKGFAVVADEVRKLAEKTMVATKEVDKCISSIQERTHENIEGVKKALAFACSADSEVNNSVDVFKHIQGLSDDVAEKIEGIALAATQQSVASKDIERTVSHIAQLAEGSTDSAQQSACSIADLAMMAEELQDAIVQLNSGSN, translated from the coding sequence ATGGAGGAAGCTTTTAAGGAAGGCACAATCAATTCCGAATTGTTGATTCTTGTCCTTCAGATGCGCAGGCAGGAGAAGAACTATATAATCCGCGGTGGTGAAACCCCGGTTAAGCGTGTTGATTCCATGATCATGCGGATCAGGGATGAGGTGCGTGAGTCCTTTCCCGAAGAGCGTGCCAAGACTCTGCTTACAGCTCTGGATGATTACAGCGAAGCCTTTCATAAATATATTGCGCTGGAAAATTCCATAATAAAGCTCAAGGCAGAGCTCATTATGTCCGCCCGGGCGGTGGAACCTTTATATGATAAAATTCTAAGCGTCAGCTCCGAAAGACTGGAACATGATTCTGCTGTAATCGGATATACGGTTATAGCTATAGAAGTGACTGTGGGTGTTGCGGTCCTGTTCATACTGCTTTGGGTTATGCTGACGGTTTCATCTTCGCTGAAAAGGTTGGGATCGTACGCCAAGTCTGTGGCCGGCGGTGATCTTGATTGTGAGCCGGATGGGCAATTTGCTTCTGAATTACTGGAGCTGCGCGATGTTCTGGTCGGTATGGTAGGCAAACTCAAGGAAGGTATTGATGAGGCCCGATCCCTAGAACAGGATGCCGTAAATCAGGCCGCTCTTGCGGAAAAGGCTAGGGATGAGGCTGTGGAGCAGCAGAACTATACTCTTTCGCTTATGGAAAAGATTACCGGAGCGTCTGCTCGGGCCGAAGCAATTGTACACCGGCTGACCTCGGCTTCAGCTGATTTAAAAGTCAGGACTCAGGCAATTGCTGATGGTGCTTTGGAGCAGCAGGGGCATATGAATGCCTCCGCGACAGCTGTGGAGCAAATGCATCTTACCGCCAGAGAAGTTGCAGAAAATGCGGAAGGTGTTTCTTCCACCGCAAATGATGCCAGAAAGGAAGCCGGTGGCGGAATTGAAGTTGTCTTTAGGGCAAGAGACGCAATGAGTATGGTCTCCGGGACGGTTTCGAGTCTTGAAACAGATATGGTCAGTCTCGGAACCGAGATCGAGTCTATCGGTGAAGTTGTCGGCGTAATTAACGAGATTGCCGATCAGACAAACTTGCTGGCCCTTAATGCCGCCATTGAAGCTGCCCGTGCCGGGGAAGCCGGAAAAGGCTTTGCCGTGGTCGCTGACGAAGTTCGTAAGCTGGCCGAGAAAACAATGGTAGCGACCAAGGAAGTAGATAAGTGCATTTCTAGCATTCAGGAACGGACTCATGAAAATATTGAGGGGGTCAAGAAGGCTCTTGCATTTGCGTGTTCTGCTGATAGTGAAGTCAATAATTCCGTGGATGTTTTCAAGCATATTCAGGGGTTATCTGATGACGTGGCTGAAAAAATCGAGGGTATAGCACTGGCAGCAACCCAGCAGTCGGTTGCATCCAAAGATATTGAGAGGACTGTTTCGCATATTGCTCAACTGGCGGAAGGTTCAACTGATAGCGCCCAGCAGTCTGCCTGTTCAATTGCCGACCTAGCAATGATGGCAGAAGAGTTACAGGATGCCATTGTACAGTTGAATTCCGGTAGCAATTAG